The Chitinophaga sp. H8 genome contains a region encoding:
- a CDS encoding glycoside hydrolase family 97 protein, with amino-acid sequence MKYIKINAKQTSVRMIALVVMGLLSFTKVKGMIFERADPTEASTTCKSYDVYQVKSPDGHLIITTAIANGIIRYAFSAHGNRLIYSSSMGLDFSPSGIFPSTGWKVTAVRKRRVNNTWKPVWGKRAEELEQYNETTIQLQGPATPLDKLNIVIRAYNDGVAFRYEVPDDAGGREGTCEKELTTFNFEGDYTAWFYNGEHANLGPDKLTTVEGNRNPVMTIQAADNAYMAILEADLRSGSPLVLHSKKGERAFSVVGAPGIIKPGYLSSWRVILYGKTPGALVDSHVIALLNPAPAPGVDFSWVKPGVALWNRRVEGVKIDDFTYHVQAYASWVRMVDYAAKHDIPYLLLDSGWYGDQFRKSSDPVNGGAAAEVKQLIAYAKTKSVRILLYMNDIGGRDYSLEETLEKYHEWGAAGIKYGFMKGSMAEKNIRTRMITALCAKYQLLCNFHDGPVPPYGQMRTWPNAVTREYCQAQLDALTYFQPKTFVTTVFVNMLAGPLDMTNGIFDLMRSRPTDVKKEDQNMYNHVYKGDVPSTVTAEAARTLITFSGITVIPDIPENYDKFPELFSFIAAEKMPWKQSKTLLGEIGQYIVMARQAADDTWLVGIANNESARELVIPLNFLGKGKYEATIIQDGDSAHYQSNRTAYKVNKKIVNSSYDIPVNLAPGGGACLIVKKK; translated from the coding sequence ATGAAGTACATAAAAATAAATGCGAAACAGACGTCTGTTCGCATGATAGCTCTGGTGGTGATGGGGTTGCTGTCTTTTACCAAAGTAAAAGGGATGATCTTTGAAAGAGCGGATCCTACGGAGGCATCAACGACCTGTAAATCGTATGATGTTTACCAGGTTAAAAGTCCGGACGGTCATCTTATCATTACTACCGCTATTGCCAATGGCATCATTCGCTATGCTTTTTCTGCGCATGGGAACAGGCTTATCTATTCTTCATCCATGGGGTTGGATTTCAGTCCATCCGGAATATTTCCTTCCACTGGCTGGAAAGTCACAGCGGTAAGAAAGCGGCGCGTCAATAATACCTGGAAACCGGTATGGGGAAAGCGTGCTGAGGAGCTGGAGCAATACAATGAAACAACCATTCAGTTGCAGGGACCCGCTACTCCCTTGGATAAACTGAACATAGTAATCCGGGCCTACAATGATGGCGTAGCATTTCGTTACGAAGTGCCTGATGATGCAGGTGGCAGAGAAGGTACCTGCGAAAAAGAGTTGACTACCTTTAATTTTGAAGGGGATTATACTGCCTGGTTTTATAACGGAGAGCATGCGAATCTTGGCCCGGATAAGCTAACAACCGTGGAGGGTAACCGTAATCCTGTAATGACCATTCAGGCAGCAGACAACGCCTACATGGCTATCCTGGAAGCTGACCTGCGAAGCGGCAGCCCCCTGGTGCTTCACAGTAAGAAAGGAGAAAGAGCCTTCTCCGTAGTTGGTGCTCCCGGGATCATAAAACCGGGTTATTTGTCTTCCTGGCGTGTAATCCTGTATGGTAAAACCCCCGGCGCACTGGTTGACTCCCATGTAATAGCGTTATTGAATCCGGCTCCGGCTCCGGGCGTGGATTTTTCATGGGTAAAGCCCGGGGTGGCCTTATGGAATCGCCGTGTGGAAGGAGTGAAGATAGATGACTTTACATACCATGTGCAGGCATATGCCAGCTGGGTCAGGATGGTGGACTACGCTGCAAAACATGATATTCCATATCTCCTTTTGGACTCCGGTTGGTATGGGGACCAGTTCCGTAAAAGTTCTGACCCGGTGAATGGCGGTGCAGCGGCGGAGGTGAAGCAACTGATCGCTTATGCAAAAACAAAAAGTGTACGGATCTTGCTTTATATGAATGACATCGGTGGTAGGGATTACTCGCTTGAAGAAACTTTAGAAAAATACCACGAATGGGGCGCAGCGGGAATTAAATACGGATTTATGAAAGGATCGATGGCGGAAAAAAATATACGCACAAGGATGATAACAGCGCTGTGCGCAAAATATCAACTGCTTTGTAATTTTCATGATGGACCCGTGCCTCCCTATGGGCAAATGCGTACCTGGCCGAATGCGGTTACCCGTGAATACTGCCAGGCTCAACTTGATGCTCTTACGTATTTTCAACCTAAAACATTCGTTACAACAGTTTTTGTAAATATGCTGGCAGGGCCGCTTGATATGACTAACGGGATATTTGATCTCATGCGGAGCAGGCCAACCGATGTGAAAAAAGAAGACCAGAATATGTATAACCATGTATATAAAGGAGATGTACCTTCAACAGTGACTGCTGAAGCTGCCCGTACGTTAATTACTTTCTCAGGTATAACCGTTATTCCGGATATACCTGAGAATTATGATAAATTCCCGGAACTGTTTTCATTTATCGCGGCAGAAAAGATGCCCTGGAAACAAAGTAAAACACTCCTGGGTGAAATTGGTCAATATATAGTAATGGCCAGACAGGCCGCTGACGATACCTGGTTGGTGGGTATTGCAAATAATGAATCAGCACGTGAGTTAGTTATTCCTTTAAATTTCCTGGGGAAAGGTAAGTATGAAGCAACCATCATACAGGATGGCGATAGTGCGCATTATCAGTCAAACAGGACGGCATATAAAGTGAATAAAAAGATAGTAAATTCATCGTATGATATTCCTGTCAACCTTGCTCCCGGTGGGGGGGCTTGTCTGATTGTCAAAAAGAAATAG
- a CDS encoding ThuA domain-containing protein has product MKIRIILLLTYSVLLGTLWTGCSDKRTGEPRVLVFTKTAGFHHAAIPDGVKAIQKLGAKHHFIVDTTSNSDKFTEDTLKQYAAVIFLNTTGDVLDAAQQADFERYIQAGGGYLGIHAASDCEYQWPWYGKLVGAYFKGHPRPQQARLNIHHDSNFPVTDSLPDPWIRTDEWYNFREIPKDVHVLVSIDEGSYEGGTNGIPHPMVWYHDYDGGRAFYMGPGHTAESYTEPDFLKLLFSGIHYVIGNNEILDYGKATTLRMPEEARFSKKFLAGGLFEPTELTILPNLDILIAERRGAIKFYNQADHTIKEVAQLDVYHQGLTPGGGTEGGLLGLQADPHYEKNHWVYVFYSPTGDKPVDRLSRFKFENNLFDQQSEQVILEVNTDREICCHTGGSLAFDAYDNLYLSVGDNTTPFNEVDPKTKKAYAVNLYGFAPLDDRPGFEHYDDRRAAGNSNDMRGKILRIHVNEDGTYGIPDGNLFPKDLPNTRPEIYVMGNRNPYRISVDKHTGYLYWGEVGPDAGNDSLSTRGPRGYDEINQARNAGNFGWPYFVGNNYAYYEYNYATGVSGPAFNAQRPVNNSRNNTGIKALPPAQPAFIWYPYAASPEFPILGTGGRTAMAGPVYHTKDYREATRYPNYYDGKLFIYDWMRNWIMAVTMTKTGDLQTIEKFMPQTKFHNISDMEVGPDGLLYIVEYGGQWRHKNADAGLSVITFNSGNLAPVVMLKADTSAGAIPLTVNFSAKGTVDPDGDKLTYTWDFGKGEIEKTAVPNVSHTFLAAGVYPVSVEVTDGKGGKTKSSVIQVYVGNAIPQVKILMAGNKSFYFPDRPVTYQVQVNDAEDGHSDQPGFDRSKVLVHADYISKPDKALLNEKGESNGVAKSSGKHLMESLDCKSCHQVDATSVGPSFKQIALRYKEDRRTSNFLPEKIIGGGSGNWGQTAMAAHPDLAISDAQKIVTWILSLADSSKNTIPWKGSFLPAAQFQLTPRGAIALSASYTDKGAKGISPLTGNAMLVLRDPVLPARSADASSGEVGNSKLAEMAVVHVKKRGWFKFSHISLENVKEVQIKYGVDLPSKKGWKVALRLDSPQGQLLGTALLGAAIKPQKVMYATLPLSEPADNTKHDVYFIFQKEDPAEAAGLGIAEFSIRTR; this is encoded by the coding sequence ATGAAAATACGCATCATTTTATTACTCACATATAGTGTCCTTTTAGGTACTTTATGGACCGGCTGCTCTGATAAACGTACCGGTGAGCCCCGTGTATTGGTATTTACCAAAACAGCGGGTTTTCATCATGCTGCTATTCCCGACGGCGTAAAGGCTATTCAGAAGTTAGGGGCCAAACATCATTTTATTGTAGATACTACTTCCAATTCCGACAAGTTTACGGAAGACACGCTGAAACAATATGCAGCCGTCATTTTCCTGAATACTACCGGTGATGTATTGGATGCAGCCCAACAGGCAGACTTCGAGCGTTACATCCAGGCGGGCGGTGGATATCTTGGCATTCATGCGGCCAGTGATTGTGAATATCAATGGCCCTGGTACGGCAAACTGGTAGGTGCCTATTTTAAAGGGCATCCACGTCCGCAGCAAGCAAGACTCAATATACACCATGATAGTAATTTTCCTGTTACCGATTCCCTGCCTGATCCCTGGATCAGGACCGATGAATGGTATAATTTCCGGGAAATCCCTAAAGACGTACATGTGCTGGTGAGTATCGATGAAGGGAGTTATGAAGGTGGTACGAATGGCATACCTCATCCTATGGTGTGGTATCACGACTATGATGGCGGCAGGGCTTTTTACATGGGACCGGGACATACCGCCGAATCCTATACCGAGCCAGATTTTTTAAAGCTGTTGTTCTCCGGTATTCATTATGTAATTGGCAATAATGAAATACTGGATTACGGGAAGGCTACGACTTTGCGTATGCCGGAGGAAGCCCGTTTCTCCAAGAAATTCCTCGCTGGTGGATTATTTGAGCCAACCGAACTAACCATATTACCCAACCTGGATATATTGATAGCAGAGCGCAGGGGGGCCATTAAATTTTATAACCAGGCGGATCATACCATAAAGGAAGTGGCTCAGTTGGATGTGTATCATCAGGGGCTTACTCCCGGGGGTGGAACAGAAGGTGGATTGTTAGGACTTCAGGCAGATCCTCATTATGAAAAAAATCACTGGGTATATGTCTTTTATTCACCTACCGGTGATAAACCGGTGGATCGTTTATCCCGTTTTAAGTTTGAAAATAATCTGTTTGATCAGCAATCGGAACAGGTAATCCTGGAAGTAAATACCGACCGGGAGATATGCTGCCACACCGGTGGCTCCCTGGCCTTTGATGCTTATGATAATCTATATCTTTCTGTGGGAGATAATACCACTCCCTTTAATGAAGTTGACCCAAAGACAAAAAAGGCTTACGCCGTCAATTTATACGGGTTTGCTCCTTTGGACGATCGCCCCGGGTTTGAGCATTACGATGACCGCCGCGCAGCAGGCAATAGTAATGACATGCGTGGGAAAATCTTACGGATACATGTAAACGAAGATGGTACTTACGGAATTCCGGATGGTAATCTCTTTCCGAAAGACCTCCCAAATACCCGGCCTGAGATCTATGTAATGGGCAACCGCAACCCCTATCGTATTTCAGTGGATAAACATACTGGTTATTTATATTGGGGAGAAGTAGGCCCGGACGCAGGAAACGACAGTCTGTCAACCCGTGGCCCCAGGGGCTATGATGAGATTAATCAGGCCCGGAATGCGGGTAATTTCGGCTGGCCTTATTTTGTAGGAAATAATTATGCCTATTATGAATATAATTATGCCACCGGCGTATCCGGTCCGGCATTTAATGCACAGCGTCCTGTCAATAATTCCAGGAATAATACAGGCATAAAAGCGTTGCCGCCTGCCCAACCGGCTTTTATCTGGTATCCATATGCTGCATCTCCCGAATTTCCGATCCTGGGCACAGGAGGAAGAACCGCTATGGCGGGACCGGTATATCATACAAAAGATTATCGGGAAGCAACGCGTTATCCAAATTATTACGATGGTAAGCTATTTATCTACGACTGGATGCGGAATTGGATCATGGCAGTAACCATGACAAAAACCGGGGATCTCCAGACCATAGAAAAGTTTATGCCGCAAACTAAATTCCACAATATCAGCGATATGGAAGTGGGGCCTGATGGTCTGTTGTACATCGTAGAATACGGAGGGCAATGGCGGCATAAAAATGCAGACGCTGGCTTGTCTGTAATTACATTTAACAGTGGAAACCTCGCACCGGTGGTAATGCTAAAGGCCGACACGTCAGCAGGGGCTATTCCGCTTACGGTCAACTTCTCCGCGAAAGGTACAGTTGATCCCGATGGAGATAAACTTACTTATACCTGGGATTTTGGAAAAGGGGAGATAGAAAAAACAGCTGTCCCCAATGTCAGTCACACTTTTTTGGCAGCAGGTGTTTACCCTGTTTCGGTAGAAGTAACAGATGGTAAGGGTGGCAAAACGAAAAGTTCCGTTATACAGGTATACGTAGGTAATGCTATTCCCCAGGTAAAAATACTGATGGCAGGAAATAAGTCTTTCTATTTTCCTGATCGCCCTGTAACCTATCAGGTACAGGTGAATGATGCGGAAGATGGTCATTCAGACCAACCGGGTTTTGACCGGTCAAAGGTATTGGTACATGCTGATTATATCAGCAAGCCTGACAAAGCCCTGCTGAATGAAAAGGGTGAGTCAAACGGAGTTGCAAAATCATCGGGTAAGCACCTGATGGAATCGCTGGATTGTAAATCCTGTCACCAGGTAGATGCCACCTCCGTAGGCCCCTCCTTCAAGCAGATAGCATTACGTTATAAAGAGGATAGGAGAACGAGCAACTTCCTTCCGGAAAAAATTATTGGCGGCGGTAGCGGTAACTGGGGGCAGACCGCCATGGCAGCCCATCCTGACTTAGCCATTTCCGATGCGCAAAAAATTGTTACCTGGATCTTATCGCTGGCAGACAGCAGTAAAAATACTATACCATGGAAAGGCAGCTTTCTGCCTGCTGCACAATTCCAACTAACACCACGGGGAGCAATTGCATTATCAGCATCTTACACAGACAAAGGCGCCAAAGGGATTTCACCGCTCACGGGTAACGCCATGCTTGTATTGCGCGATCCAGTACTGCCGGCAAGGTCAGCAGACGCTTCGTCCGGAGAGGTTGGCAATAGCAAATTGGCTGAAATGGCGGTGGTGCATGTCAAAAAAAGAGGCTGGTTCAAATTCTCCCATATCAGTCTGGAAAATGTAAAAGAGGTGCAAATAAAGTATGGCGTGGATCTGCCATCAAAGAAGGGATGGAAAGTAGCGTTGCGGCTGGATAGCCCGCAGGGCCAGTTATTGGGAACAGCGCTGCTTGGTGCAGCTATTAAACCGCAGAAAGTGATGTATGCTACGCTGCCGTTAAGCGAGCCGGCAGATAACACTAAACATGATGTCTATTTTATATTTCAGAAAGAAGATCCGGCGGAAGCAGCAGGATTGGGCATCGCTGAATTCAGTATAAGGACAAGGTAA
- a CDS encoding alpha-L-fucosidase: MTDRRGFLKQAAVAGTSVLALSSWLDMLPIRNQKTIPRYLWDHADMFIKDPHQAALSWFSEAGAGLFIHYGLYSLLGRGEWVQLEEKIPVAEYERLKRKFTAHNFDPDFITDVALAAGMKYINLTAKHHDGFCLFKTKQTSYNSLHSPAKRDLVGELKSACDKKGLGLFLYYSIAADWHHPYFSSREAGWGSYRPAYSDTQPAYVYKEEADFQKYLLYARAQLHELVTQYQPAGIWFDPIMGFYARPDLFPMEQIYAEIRSYCPYTLISFKQGATGTEDFAAPERGAGSFSEGVGKLFGDKAGLVATKAWEGNKDKHNETCNTLQSRTWGYKKAEDGKHKNTAEVLDLLQDAKSRKMNLLLNTGPLPDGSLSPEDVKTLREVGRS, translated from the coding sequence ATGACTGACAGACGTGGCTTTTTAAAACAGGCGGCAGTAGCAGGGACTTCGGTGTTGGCTTTGTCGTCCTGGTTGGATATGCTTCCCATCAGGAATCAAAAAACGATACCTCGTTATTTATGGGATCATGCCGATATGTTTATAAAGGACCCGCACCAGGCCGCCTTGTCCTGGTTTAGCGAGGCAGGTGCTGGCCTATTCATACACTATGGTTTATATAGCCTATTGGGACGCGGTGAATGGGTTCAGCTGGAGGAAAAAATACCGGTTGCGGAATATGAGCGGTTAAAAAGGAAATTTACAGCCCATAATTTTGATCCTGATTTTATCACGGATGTGGCCCTGGCGGCAGGAATGAAGTATATAAACCTCACAGCAAAACATCATGATGGCTTTTGCCTTTTCAAAACAAAACAGACCAGTTACAATAGTCTCCATTCCCCGGCGAAGCGTGATCTGGTAGGCGAGTTGAAAAGTGCCTGTGATAAAAAAGGGCTCGGCTTATTTTTATATTATTCTATTGCTGCTGACTGGCATCACCCTTACTTTTCTTCACGGGAAGCAGGATGGGGCAGTTATCGTCCTGCCTACTCCGATACCCAGCCTGCCTATGTTTATAAAGAGGAAGCGGATTTTCAAAAATACCTTCTTTACGCCAGGGCACAACTTCATGAGTTAGTGACGCAATATCAGCCCGCTGGTATCTGGTTTGATCCTATCATGGGTTTTTACGCCCGTCCGGATCTTTTTCCTATGGAACAGATTTATGCAGAGATACGATCCTATTGTCCATATACCTTAATTTCTTTTAAACAGGGCGCCACAGGCACAGAGGATTTCGCGGCGCCGGAACGGGGAGCCGGCTCCTTTTCAGAAGGCGTGGGGAAATTATTTGGTGATAAAGCCGGGTTGGTGGCTACTAAAGCATGGGAGGGGAATAAAGATAAACATAATGAAACCTGCAACACTTTACAATCACGGACATGGGGTTATAAGAAAGCGGAAGATGGGAAACATAAAAATACAGCGGAGGTACTTGATTTATTGCAGGATGCAAAATCGAGGAAGATGAACCTGTTACTGAACACCGGCCCTTTACCTGACGGTAGCCTGTCACCCGAAGATGTGAAAACACTCCGGGAAGTAGGCAGATCCTGA
- a CDS encoding DUF7133 domain-containing protein codes for MTIRNNILFTLRYFLCSSMVVMATVALAKAQVKKDSIIIPKEEDFYQIQTVLVPEGIQLEVGGMAFLPNDKLAVCTRRGEVWIISNPYMKDGRPSQYQLFAQGLHEPLGMAYYKGDLYVAQRPQLTRLRDKNNDGIADEYKTVYNFEITGNYHEYAYGPVFDKEGNMFVTLNLGWFRDVKGGYMESRVKWRGWMLKISPEGKMTPFAAGLRSPAALTIDKDDHVFYTENQGEWVGSGHMTEVRKGDFLGQPTSLAWADQPGSTVKLKVEDIPDSGKPEFEVAKQIAGLKTPSVWIPHAILGVSTSGMLVAGQGQMGPFEGQFFVGDMGQSLINRVYLEKIKDVYQGAVFPFRKGFSSGVLRLCWGSDGSMFVGMTARGWGSGGGEPFGLQRLVWNGKIPFEMKTISARPDGFELEFTQPVDRKTASEAAAYHVRSFTYKYHRQYGSPIINEANCPLKAISISPDGMKVRLVLDSTREGYIHEITVAGVRSTGNQGLLHNLGYYTLNRIPDGPKLIITTENRVKTVKKPTAKKVPVNNASPKVSTTPSAISRIPKYEEVKPLLIQYTCLSCHDPVKRHIGPPYAEVAKRGYSIDKLKRLIFNPEPGNWPDYATPMPPMPNIPAPALQKIALWIHSLDK; via the coding sequence ATGACTATACGCAATAATATACTTTTTACCCTCAGATACTTTTTATGTAGTAGTATGGTGGTGATGGCCACTGTTGCATTGGCGAAGGCTCAGGTAAAAAAGGATAGCATTATCATCCCGAAAGAAGAGGATTTTTATCAGATTCAAACAGTACTTGTACCTGAAGGTATCCAGCTCGAAGTAGGAGGAATGGCTTTTTTACCCAATGATAAACTGGCAGTTTGTACACGGCGGGGGGAAGTCTGGATCATATCAAATCCATACATGAAAGACGGTCGTCCTTCTCAGTATCAGTTATTTGCCCAGGGGTTACATGAGCCATTGGGAATGGCTTATTATAAAGGAGATCTGTACGTGGCACAACGCCCTCAACTCACCCGGTTGCGGGATAAAAACAATGACGGTATAGCAGACGAATATAAAACCGTATACAATTTCGAGATAACAGGTAATTACCACGAATACGCCTATGGGCCTGTGTTTGACAAAGAAGGTAATATGTTCGTAACGCTGAATCTTGGATGGTTCAGAGACGTAAAAGGCGGCTATATGGAAAGCAGGGTAAAATGGCGGGGTTGGATGCTGAAGATCTCGCCGGAGGGAAAAATGACGCCTTTTGCTGCCGGTTTGCGTTCTCCGGCTGCCCTTACCATAGATAAAGATGATCATGTTTTTTATACAGAAAATCAGGGAGAATGGGTCGGGTCCGGCCATATGACCGAAGTGAGGAAAGGAGACTTCCTGGGCCAGCCCACCTCACTGGCATGGGCTGATCAACCGGGTTCTACTGTAAAGTTAAAGGTGGAGGATATACCAGACAGTGGTAAGCCTGAATTTGAAGTGGCGAAACAGATTGCTGGTCTGAAAACACCTTCTGTATGGATACCACATGCGATCCTGGGTGTTTCTACTTCCGGGATGTTAGTTGCTGGTCAAGGACAGATGGGACCGTTTGAAGGACAGTTTTTTGTGGGCGACATGGGCCAAAGCCTGATCAACCGCGTATACCTGGAAAAAATAAAGGACGTGTACCAGGGCGCTGTATTTCCCTTTAGAAAAGGATTTTCTTCAGGCGTTTTAAGGTTATGCTGGGGATCTGATGGCAGCATGTTCGTAGGCATGACGGCAAGAGGATGGGGGTCTGGCGGCGGAGAGCCTTTTGGTTTACAGCGGTTGGTCTGGAATGGTAAGATACCCTTTGAAATGAAAACAATAAGCGCCCGGCCCGATGGCTTTGAACTGGAATTTACACAGCCGGTAGATAGAAAAACGGCAAGTGAGGCTGCCGCTTACCATGTAAGAAGTTTCACGTACAAATATCATCGCCAGTATGGTAGCCCGATCATTAATGAGGCAAACTGCCCCCTGAAAGCGATCAGCATCTCACCAGATGGCATGAAGGTCAGGTTGGTATTAGATAGTACCAGGGAGGGATATATTCATGAAATAACTGTTGCGGGTGTACGGTCAACAGGCAATCAGGGCTTACTGCATAACCTGGGGTATTACACACTGAACAGGATACCGGACGGACCAAAACTTATTATCACCACGGAAAACAGGGTAAAAACTGTTAAAAAGCCAACAGCAAAGAAAGTACCTGTAAATAACGCTTCACCAAAAGTATCAACAACTCCTTCTGCCATTAGCAGGATTCCAAAATATGAAGAAGTGAAGCCGCTACTGATACAATATACCTGCCTGTCCTGCCATGATCCGGTAAAACGCCATATTGGCCCTCCCTATGCTGAGGTGGCAAAACGCGGATACTCCATCGATAAATTGAAACGGTTAATCTTTAACCCTGAACCGGGGAATTGGCCTGACTATGCAACTCCCATGCCACCGATGCCAAATATCCCGGCACCAGCGCTGCAAAAAATTGCGTTATGGATTCATTCATTAGACAAATAA
- a CDS encoding 3-keto-disaccharide hydrolase: MTISLDDLNAFENPGKNWIVAADAWGNYTQKGELEKIKEGKGVVINHPSEKNRTQLITKQQFGDIEIALDFMMAKGSNSGVYLQGKYEVQLLDSWTKSDPSSGDCGGIYQRWDRSRPAGQKGYEGIAPLQNACRAPGLWQHLVIKFRAPRFDTQGNKTANARFEEVYLNGVLVQSQVEVSGPTRSPSLSDNENAQGPLLFQGDHGKVAFRNIRYRPLNIIPVKLPNKAPIIITPNQHPYLLRSFMEFGGKKLTNVISMGDQAGLNYSYDLKEGALFQVWRGRFLDAADMWHSRGQGQFAVPLGSIVPFSGAPSIAVLADKNVPWPDSVTFDELQDEGYELDKDRIPTFSYVIKGIAVKDRIAPDPAQTGFARTITIINPVANLYGRIISAGTIEQLSKELYRVNGSCYIHLDRRYRPEIRQTKEGEEMLISLTDLKTPFTYSIIW; encoded by the coding sequence ATGACTATTTCATTAGATGATTTAAATGCTTTTGAAAATCCCGGGAAGAATTGGATCGTTGCTGCGGATGCCTGGGGCAATTATACCCAAAAAGGAGAGCTGGAGAAAATAAAAGAAGGCAAAGGCGTTGTAATAAACCATCCCTCTGAAAAGAACCGTACCCAACTTATAACAAAGCAGCAATTCGGAGATATTGAAATTGCGTTGGATTTTATGATGGCGAAAGGATCTAATTCGGGTGTATATCTCCAGGGTAAATATGAAGTGCAGTTATTAGACAGTTGGACCAAATCAGATCCTTCCTCCGGTGACTGTGGCGGCATCTACCAACGTTGGGATCGATCCCGTCCGGCAGGACAAAAAGGATACGAAGGAATAGCCCCGCTACAGAATGCGTGCAGGGCGCCGGGATTATGGCAACATCTGGTAATAAAGTTCAGGGCGCCTCGCTTTGATACACAAGGAAATAAAACAGCTAATGCCCGTTTCGAGGAAGTGTATCTCAATGGCGTTTTGGTTCAAAGCCAGGTGGAAGTATCAGGTCCCACACGCTCCCCTTCATTATCAGATAATGAAAATGCACAGGGGCCACTGTTGTTCCAGGGCGATCACGGGAAGGTGGCTTTCCGCAACATCCGTTACCGCCCATTGAATATTATCCCGGTAAAGCTTCCCAACAAAGCCCCCATTATCATTACACCCAACCAACATCCTTATCTGCTGAGGAGCTTTATGGAATTCGGCGGTAAAAAATTGACCAACGTGATTTCAATGGGTGATCAGGCCGGGTTGAATTATTCATACGACCTGAAAGAAGGCGCGCTTTTCCAGGTATGGCGTGGCCGCTTTTTAGATGCAGCCGATATGTGGCATAGCAGGGGGCAAGGTCAGTTTGCCGTGCCGCTGGGCAGCATCGTGCCATTTTCCGGCGCCCCTTCCATAGCTGTTTTAGCAGATAAAAATGTTCCGTGGCCCGATTCGGTAACCTTTGATGAGTTGCAGGATGAAGGATATGAGCTGGATAAAGACAGGATACCAACATTCAGTTATGTTATAAAAGGAATAGCTGTAAAAGATAGAATAGCACCTGATCCTGCGCAGACAGGATTTGCAAGAACCATAACAATTATAAATCCTGTTGCCAACCTATATGGCAGGATAATATCTGCGGGAACTATAGAGCAATTAAGCAAAGAATTGTACCGGGTGAATGGCTCCTGCTACATCCACCTTGACAGGCGTTATAGGCCGGAGATCAGGCAAACGAAGGAGGGAGAGGAAATGCTGATATCACTTACAGATCTAAAAACACCCTTCACCTATTCCATTATCTGGTAA